In Brassica rapa cultivar Chiifu-401-42 chromosome A06, CAAS_Brap_v3.01, whole genome shotgun sequence, a single window of DNA contains:
- the LOC103827993 gene encoding uncharacterized protein LOC103827993, with protein sequence MDHFSCKGTNKMARRSHAVVGFRPCCFFCVMEEKDPCLRKAWLELSLSDMHMTRDDTELALTLSFIWRFAMADPGNPELPSLGVFECMAKLLKKSLEDAEWVMTGQNVYVPYYAAHIIGSYTMKKPDFAVKAVESGVIAPLVELMRGKMSWVEQRVVVRALGHLASYERTFEAVAAYEDEVVRLAMDIATTCVYVVYEAFVSVQEREGRVRYHCDLLTRGLGGLEMEDRKAEEWASQLQCWSLHLLSCFAYKQMSISLICNKNFLKELSQMWGGLVNHTSPASIGLIRILCYSKQGRGHVSNSREMILSLCNLSRSSDDWQYMGVDCLLLLLKDQETRYKVLETSLFYLVDLVELKALNDRPNLGDRITRVLLMDNNKKKGYAYTYKAQKALKEIWRIKLERRKRERKLIEGDNQERLAEASVVVNLIKKQANQFLCVGDIEGAIKCYNEAIGLCPLKLRRKRMSLFSDRGECYLLIGDADAAISDCTRALCLSEPVNTHGKSLWTRSRAYDIKGLSRESLMDCIMFVNVRSFRGKIPYYAAQMISKQIESTCLFEEARATRLRKMMLKDKIHGLSTITEEPRKKKERKKPDRLD encoded by the exons ATGGACCACTTCTCTTGCAAGGGTACAAACAAGATGGCCAGGAGGTCCCACGCTGTTGTCGGCTTCAGACCGTGTTGTTTCTTTTGTGTCATGGAAGAAAAAGACCCTTGTCTTAGAAAAGCATGGTTAGAGTTATCTCTTAGTGATATGCACATGACAAGAGACGACACAGAGCTCGCTCTCACACTCAGTTTCATCTGGAGATTCGCCATGGCCGACCCCGGGAACCCCGAGTTACCGTCTCTGGGGGTCTTCGAGTGCATGGCAAAGTTGTTGAAGAAAAGTCTTGAGGATGCGGAATGGGTAATGACTGGTCAAAATGTGTATGTTCCATACTACGCAGCTCATATCATTGGATCTTACACCATGAAGAAGCCTGACTTTGCTGTGAAAGCTGTGGAGTCCGGTGTCATAGCTCCATTAGTGGAGCTTATGAGAGGGAAAATGAGTTGGGTCGAGCAAAGAGTGGTGGTTAGGGCGTTAGGCCACTTAGCGAGCTACGAGAGGACGTTTGAGGCAGTGGCTGCTTACGAGGATGAAGTGGTGAGATTAGCCATGGACATTGCAACGACATGTGTATATGTTGTGTACGAAGCGTTTGTGAGTGTtcaagaaagagaaggaagagtgAGATATCATTGTGACTTGCTGACAAGAGGACTTGGAGGGTTAGAGATGGAAGACAGAAAAGCTGAGGAATGGGCAAGCCAACTCCAGTGCTGGTCACTTCATTTACTCAGTTGCTTTGCCTACAAGCAAATGTCTATTTCTCTTATTTGCAACAAAAACTTTCTCAAGGAGCTTAGCCAAATGTGGGGTGGATTGGTTAACCACACTTCTCCTGCGAGCATCGGGCTAATCCGGATTCTATGTTATAGCAAACAAGGGCGAGGACATGTTTCAAATTCCAGAGAAATGATATTGAGCCTATGCAACCTCTCCCGGTCTTCTGATGATTGGCAATACATGGGTGTAGATTGTCTATTGCTTCTGCTCAAAGACCAAGAAACAAGGTACAAAGTCTTAGAGACATCATTGTTTTATCTAGTAGACCTAGTTGAGCTTAAAGCTCTTAATGATAGACCAAACCTAGGTGATAGAATAACTAGGGTTCTTCTAATGGATAACAATAAAAAGAAAGGTTATGCTTACACATACAAGGCCCAAAAGGCTTTGAAAGAAATATGGAGGATTAAATTAGAGAGGAGAAAGAGGGAGAGAAAGCTTATAGAGGGAGATAATCAAGAAAGGTTGGCAGAGGCTAGTGTAGTTGTGAATTTGATTAAGAAGCAAGCAAATCAATTTCTTTGTGTAGGAGACATAGAGGGAGCTATTAAATGCTACAACGAAGCAATAGGATTATGCCCTTTGAAACTTAGGAGAAAGAGAATGAGTCTATTTAGCGATAGAGGAGAGTGTTACTTACTTATCGGAGATGCAGACGCAGCCATAAGTGATTGCACAAGAGCTCTTTGCTTGTCTGAACCTGTGAATACGCATGGTAAGAGTCTCTGGACAAGGTCAAGAGCTTATGACATCAAAGGGCTTTCAAGAGAAAGCTTGATGGACTGTATCATGTTCGTTAATGTCCGGTCCTTTCGTGGCAAAATCCCTTACTATGCTGCTCAAATGATCAGCAAACAGATAGAGTCAACGTGTCTGTTTGAAGAGGCTAGAGCAACAAGGCTTCGAAAGATGATGCTCAAGGACAAAATTCATG GCTTATCCACGATAACAGAAGAACCCCGGAAGAAGAAGGAAAGGAAGAAACCTGATCGCTTGGACTGA
- the LOC103827994 gene encoding aspartic proteinase-like protein 2: MDRASLLALLLLLLIIFDLTAADKIPDLAAESGMIFPLSYSSLPPRVEDLRLRRRILHQSQQLPNAHMKLYDDLLANGYYTTRLLIGTPPQEFALIVDTGSTVTYVPCSTCKHCGKHQDPKFQPELSTTYEAVKCNPDCNCDDDGKLCIYERRYAEMSSSSGILSEDLISFGNESQLSPQRAVFGCENVETGDLFSQRADGIMGLGRGKLSIVDQLVDKGVIEDSFSLCYGGMEVGGGAMVLGKISPPAGMVFARSDPFRSPYYNIDLKQMHVAGKSLKLNPKVFNGKHGTVLDSGTTYAYFPKEAFNAIKDAVIKEIPSLKRIHGPDPNYDDICFSGAGRDVAEIHNFFPEIAMEFGNHQKLILSPENYLFRHTKVRGAYCLGIFPDRDSTTLLGGIVVRNTLVTYDRENDKLGFLKTNCSDLWRRLASPPDSPAPTSPVTQNKSLNNISPSRSPSPAPSKAPTVDLPGVFRIGVITFQVSISVNNASMKPNFSEIADFIAHELEIQSSQVRLLSITTSGNEYRLKWGIYPPQSSEYISNNTALNIMSLLKENKLRLPGQFGSYKLLEWKAEQKRKQSWLEKHLLGVVVGVMISLLVTSVIVKLALVWRRRQQEEATYEPVSAAVKEQELQPLSSSETSNA, translated from the exons ATGGATCGAGCTTCTCTCCTcgccctcctcctcctcctcctcatcatcttcGATCTGACCGCGGCTGATAAGATTCCCGATTTAGCAGCCGAATCAGGGATGATTTTCCCGCTAAGCTACTCATCCCTTCCGCCGCGAGTGGAGGATTTGCGCCTCCGCCGCCGTATTCTCCATCAGTCGCAGCAGCTCCCTAACGCTCACATGAAGCTCTACGATGACCTCCTCGCCAACGG CTACTACACGACACGGTTATTGATAGGAACACCACCACAAGAGTTCGCTTTGATTGTAGATACTGGAAGCACTGTCACTTACGTTCCTTGCTCCACCTGCAAACACTGTGGCAAGCATCAG GATCCCAAGTTCCAACCTGAGCTATCTACCACATACGAAGCTGTTAAATGCAATCCTGATTGCAACTGTGATGATGATGGGAAACTGTGTATCTACGAAAGACGTTACGCTGAGATGAGTTCGAGTAGTGGGATTCTAAGTGAGGATTTGATATCTTTCGGCAACGAGAGCCAGCTTTCTCCGCAGCGCGCTGTTTTCGGATGCGAGAACGTGGAGACAGGGGACCTTTTCAGCCAGCGTGCTGATGGTATTATGGGTTTGGGTCGTGGTAAGCTCAGTATCGTTGACCAGCTTGTTGACAAGGGTGTCATTGAGGACTCCTTTTCCTTGTGTTATGGTGGGATGGAAGTTGGTGGTGGTGCGATGGTGCTTGGTAAAATATCTCCTCCTGCTGGAATGGTGTTTGCTCGTTCGGATCCTTTCCGcag TCCGTACTACAACATTGACCTGAAACAAATGCATGTTGCTGGCAAGTCTCTGAAGCTGAACCCAAAGGTCTTTAACGGAAAGCATGGAACCGTCTTGGATAGTGGAACAACTTATGCTTATTTTCCCAAGGAGGCGTTTAATGCCATAAAGGACGCG GTCATTAAGGAAATCCCATCTCTGAAACGGATCCATGGTCCAGACCCAAACTATGATGATATTTGTTTCTCTGGCGCTGGAAG GGATGTGGCTGAGATACACAATTTTTTCCCCGAGATCGCTATGGAGTTTGGCAATCATCAGAAACTGATACTTTCTCCTGAGAACTACTTATTCAGG CACACTAAAGTTAGAGGCGCTTACTGCCTTGGAATATTTCCTGATAGAGACTCAACAACACTCCTTGGAG gAATTGTTGTTCGCAATACGCTTGTCACTTATGACCGTGAAAATGACAAGCTCGGGTTTTTGAAAACCAACTGTTCTGATCTATGGAGGAGGCTGGCGTCACCACCAGATTCTCCTGCACCTACTTCACCAGTTACCCAAAATAAAAGTCTTAATAATATCTCTCCAAGCCGAAGCCCAAGCCCCGCTCCAAGCAAGGCTCCTACAGTGGATCTTCCAG GTGTTTTTCGGATTGGAGTTATCACCTTCCAAGTGTCAATTAGTGTGAATAATGCTTCAATGAAGCCCAACTTCTCAGAGATCGCAGATTTCATTGCCCATGAGTTAGAGATTCAAAGTTCACAG GTTCGCTTGTTGAGTATCACGACCAGCGGAAATGAGTATCGCCTGAAATGGGGAATCTATCCCCCACAATCTTCCGAGTACATTTCCAATAATACAGCACTG AACATAATGTCGCTTTTGAAGGAAAACAAATTGCGCCTACCCGGTCAATTTGGAAGCTACAAATTGCTAGAATGGAAGGCTGAGCAGAAGCGGAAACA GAGCTGGTTGGAGAAGCATTTACTTGGAGTGGTGGTGGGAGTAATGATCTCGTTACTGGTTACTTCGGTGATCGTCAAACTTGCGTTGGTGTGGAGAAGGAGACAACAAGAAGAAGCAACTTATGAGCCTGTAAGTGCTGCTGTTAAAGAACAAGAACTCCAGCCTCTCTCGTCCTCTGAAACATCTAATGCTTGA
- the LOC103827995 gene encoding pumilio homolog 14, which yields MESSRVNSTGGERDGNATEENLSPAEMYPRGESQFQPDTHRALDEQLSRFPTGVDVETLDSSFAMLSLRQQNRWTNRSSLQQNQGINGGGGGWSLPPQREVGLQEMMNHYFQRTSPSLNDYVNDGGSYGQSSVSPDLSRGRDNGFGSWRSNEGFVNARMGPIALLAYKDPKSSLVLQEKIDECSKETIDVMFNDVISSIYELMEHPFASQVLHKLMHKCSSQQISHIIDVITLNQLGFIKMCIDPVGTRSIQSLLRCLHSEEQILRVVGAVSMGVLSFTRSNGAKHVIMQCFNQFPPSLNRDLIEVLAQNCFGLAIDQHGCCMLQQCLGTSCEVLTKRLIREIISNALSLCVNNFGNYVVQYVVELNDPNVTILLVQQLFGNYARLSRNKYGSHVVQKFLKIHYIDHSMIVYDLLKDIDTLLVDPFGNYVIQTAWFVCEDVLRVILMRHIERNKPLMRCNKFGKKVLDKLNL from the exons ATGGAGTCGTCCCGCGTCAACTCAACCGGCGGCGAACGCGACGGAAATGCGACGGAGGAGAATCTGTCTCCGGCGGAGATGTATCCACGAGGTGAGTCTCAGTTCCAACCGGACACTCATAGAGCTCTCGACGAACAGCTGTCTCGATTCCCGACTGGTGTTGATGTCGAAACCCTAGATTCCTCTTTCGCTATGCTCTCCCTTCGTCAGCAGAATCGTTGGACCAATCGATCGTCACTGCAGCAAAATCAAGGGATCAATGGCGGCGGCGGGGGTTGGTCTCTTCCTCCTCAGCGTGAAGTAGGTTTGCAGGAGATGATGAATCACTACTTTCAAAGAACATCGCCGTCCCTGAACGATTACGTTAACGACGGAGGATCGTATGGGCAGAGTAGTGTTTCGCCCGACTTGTCGAGAGGTCGCGACAATGGGTTTGGTTCTTGGAGGAGCAACGAAGGTTTCGTGAACGCGAGAATGGGACCCATTGCTTTGCTTGCTTATAAGGATCCAAAATCGAGCCTTGTCTTGCAGGAGAAGATCGATGAGTGTTCCAAGGAGACCATTGATGTGATGTTCAACGATGTTATCTCTAGCATCTATGAGTTGATGGAACACCCTTTCGCTTCTCAAGTCCTTCACAAGCTTATGCACAAGTGTAGCTCTCAACAGATCAGTCATATTATCGATGTGATCACTCTGAACCAGTTAGGATTTATTAAGATGTGCATTGATCCTGTCGG AACCCGTTCGATACAGTCGCTGTTGAGGTGTCTTCATTCTGAAGAACAAATTTTGCGGGTAGTTGGAGCTGTTAGCATGGGAGTACTTTCATTTACAAGGAGCAACGGTGCTAAACATGTGATTATGCAATGCTTTAACCAGTTTCCCCCCTCGTTGAATCGG GATCTTATTGAAGTTTTAGCTCAGAACTGTTTCGGGTTAGCAATTGACCAACATGGCTGCTGCATGCTTCAGCAATGTCTTGGTACTAGTTGTGAGGTGCTAACGAAACGTTTGATTCGTGAGATAATCAGTAATGCGTTGAGCCTCTGCGTGAACAACTTCGG AAACTACGTGGTGCAGTATGTAGTGGAGCTGAATGATCCAAACGTAACAATTTTGCTCGTGCAACAGCTGTTTGGGAACTACGCGCGCCTCTCCCGTAACAAATACGGAAGTCATGTTGTGCAGAAGTTCTTGAAAATACACTATATCGACCATAGCATGATCGTATATGACTTGCTCAAAGATATTGATACACTTCTTGTAGACCCTTTTGGAAACTATGTCATTCAAACTGCATGGTTTGTGTGTGAG GACGTATTGCGCGTCATTTTGATGAGGCATATAGAGCGTAATAAACCATTGATGAGGTGCAACAAGTTTGGGAAGAAAGTTCTGGATAAACTCAATCTCTAG
- the LOC103827996 gene encoding putative cyclin-A3-1 isoform X1 translates to MALCVFPFSPPPLHHSLPTNLDLYRIMSDDKENFVRMTRAATKRKAAMADEDRLSKKKKKRVVLGELPNLCNKRKQTRKPLRVPKKQNKKTSKSDIDTRSDDPQMCAPYVTGIFVYLRQLEVKEKSRPLIDYIEKVQRDVTPNMRGVLVDWLVEVAEEYKLLSDTLYLAVSYIDRFLSLRTVNRQKLQLLGVSAMLIASKYEEITPPNVEDFCYITDNTYTKQEIVKMEADVLLALQFELGNPTTNTFLRRFTRVAQEDFNMSHLQMEFLCSYLSELSMLDYNSLKFLPSVVAASAVYLARFIIRPKQHPWSVMLEEYTRYKAGDLRECVCMIHDLYLSRKGGALQAVREKYKQHKFKCVATMPVSPELPLTFFEDVSI, encoded by the exons ATGGCGCTCTGCGTCTTCCCTTTTTCTCCTCCCCCTCTCCATCATTCTCTTCCAACCAATCTCGATCTCTATCGAATCATGTCCGACGATAAGGAGAACTTCGTGAGGATGACGAGAGCAGCCACCAAAAGAAAAGCTGCTATGGCAGACGAGGACCGCCtcagcaagaagaagaagaagagagttgtCCTCGGTGAGCTTCCCAACTTGTGCAATAAGCGAAAACAAACCAGAAAACCCCTTAGAGTTCCGAAGAAGCAAAACAAGAAGACATCGAAGTCCGATATCGACACCAGATCTGATGATCCCCAGATGTGTGCTCCTTATGTCACCGGAATCTTCGTTTATCTCCGTCAATTAGAG GTGAAGGAAAAGTCAAGGCCTTTGATTGATTATATTGAAAAGGTGCAGAGAGATGTAACGCCTAATATGAGAGGAGTTttggttgattggttagttgaAGTTGCTGAAGAGTACAAACTTCTCTCCGACACTCTTTACCTCGCTGTCTCCTACATCGACAGATTCTTGTCTCTTCGGACTGTTAATAGGCAAAAGCTTCAGCTTTTGGGAGTTTCCGCTATGCTTATTGCCTC GAAGTATGAAGAGATAACTCCTCCGAATGTGGAGGACTTCTGTTACATTACAGACAACACTTACACTAAGCAAGAGATTGTGAAGATGGAAGCTGATGTACTTCTTGCTCTTCAGTTTGAATTAGGAAACCCCACAACCAATACTTTTCTGAG ACGGTTCACAAGAGTTGCGCAAGAAGATTTCAAT ATGTCACATTTACAGATGGAGTTTCTCTGTAGCTATCTTTCCGAGCTAAGCATGTTAGACTATAacagtttgaagtttcttccgTCCGTTGTGGCTGCTTCAGCCGTATATCTTGCAAGATTCATCATCCGTCCAAAGCAACATCCCTGG AGTGTAATGTTAGAAGAGTACACGAGATACAAAGCGGGTGATCTCAGAGAATGTGTGTGTATGATACATGACTTGTATCTTAGCAGAAAAGGAGGAGCTTTACAAGCTGTTAGAGAGAAATACAAGCAGCATAAG TTCAAGTGTGTTGCGACTATGCCTGTATCGCCAGAGCTTCCTCTTACCTTCTTTGAAGATGTCAGCATTTAG
- the LOC103827996 gene encoding putative cyclin-A3-1 isoform X2: MALCVFPFSPPPLHHSLPTNLDLYRIMSDDKENFVRMTRAATKRKAAMADEDRLSKKKKKRVVLGELPNLCNKRKQTRKPLRVPKKQNKKTSKSDIDTRSDDPQMCAPYVTGIFVYLRQLEVKEKSRPLIDYIEKVQRDVTPNMRGVLVDWLVEVAEEYKLLSDTLYLAVSYIDRFLSLRTVNRQKLQLLGVSAMLIASKYEEITPPNVEDFCYITDNTYTKQEIVKMEADVLLALQFELGNPTTNTFLRRFTRVAQEDFNMSHLQMEFLCSYLSELSMLDYNSLKFLPSVVAASAVYLARFIIRPKQHPWSVMLEEYTRYKAGDLRECVCMIHDLYLSRKGGALQAVREKYKQHKFKCVATMPVSPELPLTFFEDVSI; encoded by the exons ATGGCGCTCTGCGTCTTCCCTTTTTCTCCTCCCCCTCTCCATCATTCTCTTCCAACCAATCTCGATCTCTATCGAATCATGTCCGACGATAAGGAGAACTTCGTGAGGATGACGAGAGCAGCCACCAAAAGAAAAGCTGCTATGGCAGACGAGGACCGCCtcagcaagaagaagaagaagagagttgtCCTCGGTGAGCTTCCCAACTTGTGCAATAAGCGAAAACAAACCAGAAAACCCCTTAGAGTTCCGAAGAAGCAAAACAAGAAGACATCGAAGTCCGATATCGACACCAGATCTGATGATCCCCAGATGTGTGCTCCTTATGTCACCGGAATCTTCGTTTATCTCCGTCAATTAGAG GTGAAGGAAAAGTCAAGGCCTTTGATTGATTATATTGAAAAGGTGCAGAGAGATGTAACGCCTAATATGAGAGGAGTTttggttgattggttagttgaAGTTGCTGAAGAGTACAAACTTCTCTCCGACACTCTTTACCTCGCTGTCTCCTACATCGACAGATTCTTGTCTCTTCGGACTGTTAATAGGCAAAAGCTTCAGCTTTTGGGAGTTTCCGCTATGCTTATTGCCTC GAAGTATGAAGAGATAACTCCTCCGAATGTGGAGGACTTCTGTTACATTACAGACAACACTTACACTAAGCAAGAGATTGTGAAGATGGAAGCTGATGTACTTCTTGCTCTTCAGTTTGAATTAGGAAACCCCACAACCAATACTTTTCT CAGACGGTTCACAAGAGTTGCGCAAGAAGATTTCAAT ATGTCACATTTACAGATGGAGTTTCTCTGTAGCTATCTTTCCGAGCTAAGCATGTTAGACTATAacagtttgaagtttcttccgTCCGTTGTGGCTGCTTCAGCCGTATATCTTGCAAGATTCATCATCCGTCCAAAGCAACATCCCTGG AGTGTAATGTTAGAAGAGTACACGAGATACAAAGCGGGTGATCTCAGAGAATGTGTGTGTATGATACATGACTTGTATCTTAGCAGAAAAGGAGGAGCTTTACAAGCTGTTAGAGAGAAATACAAGCAGCATAAG TTCAAGTGTGTTGCGACTATGCCTGTATCGCCAGAGCTTCCTCTTACCTTCTTTGAAGATGTCAGCATTTAG